A region from the Candidatus Goldiibacteriota bacterium HGW-Goldbacteria-1 genome encodes:
- a CDS encoding alanine--tRNA ligase, translated as MKSAELRKLYLEFFESKGHLIKPSWSLIPEDPSLLFTVAGMVPFKNYFLGKVPLTFTRATTSQKCIRTNDIDNVGRTRRHHTFFEMLGHFSFGDYFKEDAIKWIWEFLTETVKLPKDRLYITIYLDDNDAYDIWLKKMKIPEDRIFRLGKDTNFWEMGPVGPCGYCSEIYFDFEPDNKSKVTAQDIETNDNRFLEICNSVFTEFDKQPDGKLLPLAQKNIDFGMGLERLAVVSQGVLSNFETDLFMPIIAQAEEIAGTKYGKDEKINISLRVIADHARGVSFLIGDGVLPSNEGRGYVLRRIIRRAVRHGRLLGIKEAFLHTLVPTVAEIMNDAYPEISQRKDYIMQIIKMEEDKFAETMDKGIELLNHEIKGLKDKGEKHLSGEAAFKLYDTFGFPIEITEEILAENGMNVDKDGFKSSMEAQRAMAKKAWKGINSELGEKMPKGTIEKLNVTKFTGYETINEDGCKVLLLAAKKEKVSSVSAGQEAYLILDKTPFYAESGGQVGDSGMIYFDSGEAKVKDTQKMDEKFIHIIKVIKGEIKEGMTVKAQVDKNERNATMKNHTCTHLLQAALRLVLGLHVEQAGSYVGPDRLRFDFTHFAPLTEDEIKKVQFIMNGWIQESYDVTVELLDFHQAKAKGAMALFDDKYKDKVRMVTVGDVSLELCAGTHISNSGEIGMVKIISYGSTAAGVRRIEAVTGRGAEALFGEYDDFINGLKEQFKVSSIDDIKERLKKLAAENKEMEKSISEYKKADVLKNVESYLDSAAEINGYMFITVKFADADKKAIRDLGDILKARVKKGAALIANSAEGKISFLCVVSDDAAGKLDAGKIVKEAAAVCGGGGGGRKDMAEAGGKDPSKVDEAIKKVTELIKTLTA; from the coding sequence TTGAAAAGCGCTGAATTAAGAAAATTATATCTGGAGTTTTTTGAGTCCAAAGGCCACCTGATAAAGCCAAGCTGGTCCTTAATACCTGAAGACCCGTCACTGTTATTCACGGTGGCAGGAATGGTGCCTTTTAAGAATTACTTTCTTGGAAAGGTTCCGCTGACGTTTACAAGGGCTACCACGTCCCAAAAATGCATAAGGACGAATGACATAGACAATGTGGGGCGTACCAGAAGGCATCACACCTTTTTTGAAATGCTTGGCCATTTTTCATTTGGCGATTATTTTAAAGAAGACGCCATAAAATGGATATGGGAATTTTTAACCGAAACGGTAAAATTACCTAAAGACAGGCTTTACATAACCATATATCTTGATGATAACGACGCTTATGATATATGGTTGAAAAAGATGAAAATTCCCGAAGACCGTATTTTCAGGCTAGGGAAAGACACTAATTTCTGGGAAATGGGGCCTGTGGGGCCGTGCGGCTATTGCAGCGAGATATATTTTGATTTTGAACCGGATAATAAATCCAAGGTAACAGCGCAGGATATAGAGACCAACGATAACCGCTTTCTTGAAATATGTAACAGCGTTTTTACGGAATTTGACAAGCAGCCGGACGGAAAACTTCTGCCGCTGGCACAGAAGAATATTGATTTTGGAATGGGGCTTGAAAGGCTTGCGGTGGTCTCCCAGGGCGTGTTATCCAATTTTGAAACCGACCTTTTTATGCCGATAATAGCGCAGGCAGAGGAAATTGCCGGGACCAAGTACGGCAAGGATGAAAAGATAAATATATCACTGCGCGTAATCGCGGATCATGCCAGGGGTGTTTCTTTCCTTATCGGTGACGGGGTGCTTCCGTCAAATGAAGGGCGCGGTTATGTATTAAGAAGGATAATCAGGCGCGCCGTCAGGCACGGCAGGCTTCTTGGCATTAAAGAGGCTTTTCTTCATACACTTGTACCGACAGTGGCGGAAATAATGAATGATGCGTATCCGGAAATTTCACAGAGAAAAGATTACATAATGCAGATAATAAAAATGGAAGAAGACAAGTTTGCAGAGACAATGGACAAGGGAATTGAACTGCTTAATCACGAAATAAAAGGGCTTAAAGATAAAGGTGAAAAGCATTTATCAGGCGAAGCCGCGTTTAAGCTTTATGATACTTTTGGATTCCCCATAGAAATAACCGAAGAAATTCTGGCGGAAAACGGAATGAACGTGGATAAAGACGGGTTTAAATCTTCAATGGAAGCGCAGAGGGCAATGGCAAAGAAAGCGTGGAAAGGGATAAATTCCGAACTTGGCGAAAAGATGCCAAAGGGAACCATTGAAAAACTTAATGTAACAAAATTTACCGGGTATGAAACCATTAATGAAGACGGGTGTAAAGTTTTACTGCTTGCCGCGAAAAAAGAAAAAGTATCATCAGTGTCTGCCGGGCAGGAGGCATATCTGATACTGGATAAAACTCCTTTCTATGCCGAAAGCGGAGGCCAGGTAGGCGACAGCGGAATGATTTATTTTGACAGCGGCGAAGCAAAGGTAAAAGACACGCAGAAAATGGATGAAAAATTTATTCATATCATAAAGGTAATAAAAGGCGAAATTAAAGAGGGAATGACGGTTAAGGCGCAGGTTGATAAAAACGAAAGAAACGCGACGATGAAAAATCACACATGCACACACCTTCTTCAGGCGGCTTTAAGGCTTGTGCTGGGACTTCATGTGGAGCAGGCTGGTTCATATGTGGGCCCCGACAGGTTAAGGTTCGACTTTACGCATTTTGCACCGCTGACTGAAGATGAAATAAAGAAAGTGCAGTTTATAATGAACGGGTGGATACAGGAAAGCTACGATGTAACAGTTGAACTGCTTGATTTTCATCAGGCCAAGGCAAAAGGGGCTATGGCGCTTTTTGACGATAAATATAAGGATAAAGTCAGAATGGTAACAGTCGGCGATGTCTCGCTTGAATTGTGCGCCGGTACGCATATCAGCAATTCCGGTGAAATTGGAATGGTCAAGATAATCTCGTACGGTTCCACGGCAGCGGGAGTGCGCAGGATAGAAGCCGTGACCGGAAGGGGCGCGGAAGCGCTGTTTGGGGAATACGATGATTTTATAAACGGCTTAAAAGAACAGTTTAAGGTATCGTCGATAGATGACATAAAGGAAAGGCTGAAAAAGCTTGCGGCAGAAAATAAAGAGATGGAAAAAAGCATTTCTGAATATAAAAAAGCTGACGTGTTAAAAAATGTGGAAAGTTACCTTGATTCCGCCGCGGAGATAAACGGATATATGTTTATAACTGTTAAGTTTGCGGATGCCGATAAAAAAGCGATAAGGGACCTTGGTGATATTTTAAAGGCAAGGGTAAAAAAAGGCGCGGCTTTAATTGCCAATTCCGCAGAGGGAAAAATATCGTTCTTATGTGTGGTTTCGGATGACGCAGCCGGAAAACTTGATGCCGGAAAGATAGTAAAAGAAGCGGCTGCTGTATGCGGCGGAGGCGGCGGCGGAAGAAAAGACATGGCCGAAGCCGGAGGCAAAGATCCGTCAAAAGTGGATGAAGCCATAAAAAAAGTAACAGAATTAATAAAAACTTTGACAGCATAG
- a CDS encoding Holliday junction resolvase RuvX — protein MRIMAFDSGTKRIGVASSDETALIAAGIGYIEVNEKTDDELKKVVEERKPGRLVVGRPLNMNGTDNPKTTFANELAEKLKILFPGMEIVMWDERLTSMQANKMLIAGGMRRDKRKETVDKVAAALILQNYLDFLKMRERNV, from the coding sequence TTGAGAATAATGGCATTTGATTCAGGGACAAAAAGGATAGGAGTTGCATCAAGCGATGAAACCGCTTTGATAGCGGCCGGCATAGGCTACATAGAAGTAAATGAAAAAACAGATGATGAACTGAAAAAAGTGGTGGAAGAAAGAAAACCTGGCAGGCTTGTAGTCGGCAGGCCTTTAAACATGAACGGCACGGATAATCCCAAGACCACGTTTGCCAATGAACTTGCTGAAAAATTAAAGATACTTTTTCCGGGAATGGAAATAGTGATGTGGGATGAAAGGCTGACTTCCATGCAGGCTAATAAGATGCTTATTGCCGGGGGGATGAGGCGCGACAAAAGAAAAGAAACCGTGGACAAAGTGGCTGCGGCGCTTATTTTGCAGAATTATCTTGATTTTCTTAAAATGAGGGAGCGCAATGTCTGA
- a CDS encoding endolytic transglycosylase MltG gives MSEKKKTLTAAVKFVTAFFMALLSAVIFCFFIPVQPLSGEKVNVYINYGSGIRAISRELKNAGIIRNRTVFRIYSIITGNTTKLKAGEYEFGFGENIAGIMDRMAKGDVIKHPVTVTEGMDVSEIAAALASKNMADPVRFMALCRDAEFLKRNGFPKNNAEGFLFPDTYGFVKGETEERIIAAMYARFKQKVNLNIDENYVINGYKISGYGILKLASIIEKEAQLDSERPKVASVFYNRLKSEEAYLQRLESCATVRYAKNKKKGALLYKDLKFNSPYNTYIAIGLPPGPICNPGIESIEAAMAPADTKYRYFVVKADGGHTFSETLGQHNAAKQQYKDNK, from the coding sequence ATGTCTGAAAAGAAAAAAACTTTAACGGCAGCTGTTAAATTTGTAACCGCGTTTTTTATGGCGCTGTTATCTGCCGTGATTTTCTGTTTTTTTATACCCGTGCAGCCGCTGTCCGGTGAAAAAGTAAATGTATATATAAATTACGGCTCCGGAATAAGGGCAATTTCCAGGGAACTGAAAAACGCCGGGATTATAAGAAACAGGACGGTTTTCAGAATTTATTCCATCATCACGGGAAATACAACAAAGTTAAAAGCCGGAGAATATGAATTTGGTTTCGGCGAAAATATAGCGGGCATTATGGACAGAATGGCAAAAGGGGATGTTATCAAGCACCCTGTCACCGTTACCGAAGGGATGGATGTATCCGAAATAGCCGCGGCGCTGGCATCAAAAAATATGGCTGACCCGGTGCGTTTTATGGCTTTGTGCAGGGATGCGGAGTTCCTTAAAAGAAACGGATTTCCAAAAAATAACGCGGAAGGTTTCCTTTTTCCGGATACTTACGGATTTGTAAAAGGGGAGACAGAAGAGCGCATAATAGCGGCGATGTACGCGCGGTTTAAACAGAAGGTTAACCTTAATATAGATGAAAATTATGTAATCAACGGTTATAAAATATCCGGATACGGCATTTTAAAACTTGCATCCATAATAGAAAAAGAAGCGCAGTTGGATTCTGAAAGGCCGAAAGTGGCTTCTGTATTTTATAACAGGTTAAAATCAGAAGAAGCATACCTGCAAAGGCTTGAATCCTGCGCAACCGTAAGATATGCAAAGAATAAGAAAAAAGGCGCCCTCTTATACAAGGACCTGAAATTTAATTCACCTTATAATACCTATATTGCCATTGGATTACCCCCCGGCCCTATATGCAATCCCGGAATTGAAAGCATAGAAGCGGCAATGGCGCCGGCAGATACCAAATACAGGTACTTTGTGGTAAAGGCTGACGGCGGGCATACTTTTTCAGAAACATTAGGGCAGCACAATGCCGCAAAACAGCAGTACAAGGATAACAAATGA